A genomic segment from Bryobacteraceae bacterium encodes:
- a CDS encoding DUF1549 and DUF1553 domain-containing protein, whose amino-acid sequence MKALLHRHFMTIRTALVSLLAVCAASAQDVPSFKPQQRRWWAIQPVRKPAPPELDAAGLRWARNEIDRFIYDKLRGNGISPSAPADRAAFLRRATLDLTGIPPTPAEAQAFLADKRPNAEERLVDRLLESPRYGERWGRHWLDVVRYADSDGFKQDDTRPNMWRYRDWVIQSFNDDKPYDRFVKEQIAADELYPGDRKALPGLGFLRLFEDEFNQANIPLRRQELLNDLTDNTSFAFLGVTMACARCHDHKFDPLLHRDYYRLQAFFSNIRIDDEASTASPEEIARYDKAMAAWRAAAKPVLDQIDELLAVPRAAYRKEYTDRFPPEVQTVIRMPAARRSPLDWQIYHKAITQVEVPDETVAKKLKTAGRDQYKKLLAELDQYKHLLPKPLPRLQIMRDQAVDAPPTHVLRAGAVGAFIEEAPPGFPSILDPAPAQVTALPDMQSSGRRSALANWLADANNPLTTRVIVNRVWHYHFGRGIVGTPNDFGTMGERPSNRDLLDWLTATFTSDDGWSLKKLHRRILLSAAYRQSSDFREDAAATDADNRLLWRYPRRRLEAEAIRDSMLAVSGLLDPAMGGPGVFPSVPSGTEIQEGRHWRKSTGPADEYRASVYIFARRLVRYPMLESFDAPLAIDSCGRRQETVTPDQALELLNGEAAGRFAAALARRVSNDAGQTRDAIVDRAFRMTLGRTPSVPERERSVALLAKGGDAAVEDMCLSLLSSSEFLYID is encoded by the coding sequence ATGAAAGCCTTGTTGCATCGGCACTTCATGACGATTCGCACCGCGCTTGTCTCCCTCCTCGCAGTTTGCGCCGCCTCGGCCCAGGATGTCCCCAGCTTCAAACCACAGCAGCGCCGTTGGTGGGCCATCCAGCCAGTACGCAAGCCTGCGCCGCCCGAACTCGACGCGGCTGGTCTCCGCTGGGCTCGCAACGAAATTGACCGTTTCATCTACGACAAGCTGCGCGGCAACGGAATCAGCCCCAGCGCGCCGGCGGACCGCGCCGCGTTCCTACGCCGAGCGACCCTCGACCTCACCGGGATCCCGCCAACTCCCGCCGAAGCCCAGGCATTTCTCGCCGACAAACGACCCAACGCCGAAGAGCGTCTCGTCGACCGCCTGCTCGAAAGTCCGAGATACGGCGAACGCTGGGGACGCCACTGGCTCGACGTCGTCCGCTACGCTGACAGCGACGGTTTCAAACAGGACGACACCCGCCCGAACATGTGGCGGTATCGCGATTGGGTCATCCAGAGCTTCAATGACGACAAGCCCTACGACCGCTTCGTGAAAGAGCAAATCGCCGCCGACGAGCTATACCCCGGTGACCGCAAAGCGCTTCCAGGGCTCGGCTTCCTTCGTCTGTTCGAGGACGAGTTCAACCAGGCCAACATCCCACTGCGCCGCCAGGAACTCCTCAACGATCTCACCGACAACACTTCCTTCGCGTTCCTCGGTGTGACGATGGCGTGCGCCCGCTGCCACGACCACAAGTTCGACCCGCTCCTGCATCGCGACTATTACCGCCTGCAGGCCTTCTTCTCCAACATCCGCATCGACGACGAAGCCTCCACGGCATCGCCCGAGGAGATCGCCCGTTACGACAAGGCGATGGCTGCCTGGCGCGCCGCCGCCAAGCCCGTGCTCGATCAAATCGACGAGTTGCTGGCAGTGCCGCGCGCCGCCTACCGTAAGGAATACACGGATCGCTTTCCGCCGGAAGTGCAAACCGTCATCCGCATGCCTGCCGCCAGGCGCTCCCCGCTTGACTGGCAGATCTACCACAAAGCGATCACGCAGGTGGAAGTCCCCGACGAAACGGTGGCGAAGAAACTGAAAACCGCCGGCCGCGACCAATACAAGAAGCTCCTCGCCGAACTCGATCAATACAAGCACCTGCTGCCCAAGCCCCTCCCGCGCCTTCAAATCATGCGCGATCAGGCCGTCGACGCCCCGCCCACACACGTCCTGCGCGCCGGCGCCGTTGGCGCGTTCATCGAAGAAGCGCCGCCCGGCTTTCCCAGCATCCTCGATCCGGCGCCGGCCCAAGTCACTGCGTTGCCGGACATGCAATCGAGCGGTCGCCGTTCGGCGCTCGCCAACTGGCTCGCCGATGCAAACAACCCCCTCACCACGCGCGTGATCGTAAACCGCGTTTGGCACTACCATTTCGGCCGCGGCATCGTGGGCACGCCGAACGACTTCGGAACCATGGGCGAGCGCCCCTCCAACCGCGACCTGCTCGATTGGCTCACCGCCACCTTCACCTCCGACGACGGCTGGAGCCTGAAGAAGCTCCACCGCCGGATCTTACTGAGCGCCGCCTACCGGCAATCGTCGGACTTCCGGGAAGACGCCGCCGCCACCGACGCCGACAACCGCCTGCTCTGGCGCTACCCGCGCCGCCGCCTCGAAGCTGAAGCCATCCGGGACTCCATGCTCGCCGTTTCGGGCCTGCTCGATCCGGCCATGGGTGGTCCGGGCGTGTTCCCCAGCGTCCCCTCAGGTACGGAGATTCAGGAGGGCCGCCACTGGCGCAAGTCCACCGGACCCGCCGACGAATATCGCGCGAGCGTCTACATCTTTGCTCGCCGCCTCGTGCGCTATCCGATGCTCGAAAGCTTCGACGCCCCTTTGGCGATCGATAGCTGCGGCCGCCGCCAGGAAACCGTGACTCCGGACCAGGCCCTCGAACTGCTGAACGGCGAAGCCGCCGGAAGATTCGCCGCCGCTCTGGCCAGGCGCGTGAGCAACGATGCCGGCCAAACCCGGGATGCCATCGTCGATCGCGCGTTCCGGATGACGCTGGGCCGGACGCCATCCGTGCCGGAGCGCGAACGCAGCGTGGCGCTGCTCGCCAAGGGCGGCGACGCGGCGGTCGAAGATATGTGCCTCTCCTTGCTCAGTTCGAGTGAGTTTCTCTACATTGACTGA
- the gndA gene encoding NADP-dependent phosphogluconate dehydrogenase, with protein MSKTHSDIGLVGLAVMGQNLALNIADHGFRISVYNRTTETMEKFVVENPDTPGGLHGAATLEDFVASLAKPRKIIILVKAGGPTDAVINSLLPLLDQGDIIIDGGNALWTDTIRREKDLAAKGFRFIGSGVSGGEEGARFGPSLMPGGDPEAYKELEPVWNAIAAKVDAQTGRPLTGAAPGKPIEGGVPCAAYIGPNGAGHYVKMVHNGIEYGDMQMICEAYHMMRTLLGMSAEDCGHVFAEWNNGVLDSFLIEITADILQQKDPATGGAFVDIVLDTAGQKGTGKWTSVNALDMGVPAPTVAEAVFARCISAIKDERVAASKVLRGPHNAFTGDRRHFIQAIHDALYCSKICSYAQGFQLMRTAQAEYNWTLDFGRIAQIWRGGCIIRARFLQKITEAYGRNAGLVNLLLDPFFQSEVERCQSNWRSVVAAAAVHGIPAPTFYSALAYYDSYRSERLPANLLQGQRDFFGAHTYERVDAPRGKFFHIDWPEPGRPQIEA; from the coding sequence ATGTCAAAAACTCATTCCGATATCGGACTGGTCGGACTGGCCGTAATGGGTCAAAACCTCGCCCTGAACATTGCCGACCACGGATTCCGCATCAGCGTCTACAACCGAACCACCGAGACGATGGAGAAATTCGTCGTTGAGAATCCAGACACGCCCGGCGGCCTTCACGGCGCGGCAACCCTCGAGGATTTCGTTGCGTCGTTGGCCAAGCCCCGCAAGATCATCATCCTCGTCAAGGCTGGCGGCCCCACCGATGCGGTGATCAACAGCCTCCTCCCGCTGCTCGACCAGGGCGACATCATCATCGACGGTGGCAATGCCCTTTGGACCGACACGATCCGCCGCGAAAAGGATCTCGCCGCGAAGGGCTTCCGCTTCATCGGTTCCGGCGTCAGCGGCGGTGAGGAGGGAGCGCGCTTCGGCCCCTCGCTGATGCCCGGCGGCGATCCGGAAGCCTATAAGGAACTCGAACCCGTCTGGAACGCCATTGCCGCCAAAGTCGACGCCCAAACCGGCCGGCCGTTGACCGGCGCAGCGCCTGGAAAGCCGATCGAAGGCGGTGTCCCCTGCGCCGCCTACATCGGGCCCAATGGCGCTGGCCACTACGTCAAGATGGTCCACAACGGCATCGAGTACGGCGACATGCAGATGATCTGCGAGGCGTATCACATGATGCGCACTCTGCTCGGTATGTCGGCCGAAGACTGCGGCCACGTATTCGCCGAGTGGAACAATGGCGTGCTGGACTCATTCCTCATCGAGATCACCGCCGACATCCTCCAGCAAAAGGACCCGGCTACCGGCGGAGCCTTCGTCGACATCGTCCTCGATACCGCCGGGCAGAAGGGCACCGGAAAGTGGACCTCGGTGAACGCGCTCGACATGGGCGTTCCCGCGCCCACCGTCGCCGAGGCCGTCTTCGCCCGCTGCATCAGCGCGATCAAGGATGAACGCGTCGCCGCCTCGAAAGTGCTGCGCGGACCCCACAACGCCTTCACCGGCGACCGCCGCCATTTCATCCAGGCCATCCACGACGCCCTCTACTGTTCCAAGATCTGCTCCTACGCGCAGGGTTTCCAGTTGATGCGCACCGCCCAGGCCGAGTACAACTGGACCCTCGACTTCGGCCGCATCGCTCAAATCTGGCGCGGAGGCTGCATCATCCGCGCCCGCTTCCTCCAAAAGATCACCGAGGCCTACGGCCGCAACGCCGGGCTGGTGAATCTCCTCCTCGATCCGTTCTTCCAAAGCGAAGTCGAGCGCTGCCAAAGCAACTGGCGTTCGGTGGTGGCCGCCGCCGCGGTCCATGGCATCCCCGCGCCAACTTTCTACTCCGCGCTCGCCTACTACGACTCCTACCGGTCCGAACGGCTGCCCGCCAACCTCCTCCAGGGACAGCGTGACTTCTTCGGCGCCCACACCTACGAACGGGTCGATGCGCCGCGCGGTAAGTTCTTCCACATCGACTGGCCGGAGCCTGGCCGCCCGCAGATCGAAGCCTGA
- a CDS encoding YncE family protein, producing MKARWLLVSLAAFLCAQEGAKKGNRPPRPPRPGVKEVQKPMDVVRPTAVFPVPGVPDWTTASPDGVWVSNKPRGTISRLDAKTNTVTATVEVGKQPCSGIAYGFGSVWAPTCGDKSVARVDARTNTLIATIPVGPANTEGGIACSKDAVWLATGEDGSKVVRIDPKKNAVTAEVAVAAGSHTVDFGEGAVWVTQSGGNLLTRIDAKKNVVTDRIEVGPGPRFLTVGEGFVWTLNQGDGTVSKIDPKTRKVTATIPAGIPGGGGEISAGGGKVWVTVFQIPITVIDAATNKVTHQYAGPGGDAILFAHGSVWLSNLREQNLWRLDPAALTPAP from the coding sequence ATGAAAGCTCGATGGCTATTGGTATCGCTGGCCGCCTTTCTGTGCGCGCAAGAGGGGGCAAAGAAGGGCAACCGTCCGCCCAGGCCGCCCAGGCCGGGTGTGAAGGAAGTGCAGAAACCCATGGACGTGGTGAGGCCGACGGCGGTGTTTCCCGTCCCGGGCGTGCCGGACTGGACCACTGCCTCTCCCGATGGCGTGTGGGTTTCCAACAAGCCGAGGGGCACGATCTCCAGGCTCGATGCGAAGACGAACACCGTGACTGCCACCGTCGAGGTGGGAAAGCAGCCTTGCAGCGGAATTGCCTATGGGTTCGGCAGCGTCTGGGCGCCAACCTGCGGCGACAAGAGCGTCGCCCGCGTGGATGCGCGGACGAACACACTGATCGCGACGATCCCGGTGGGGCCGGCGAACACGGAGGGCGGCATCGCCTGTTCGAAAGACGCGGTTTGGCTGGCCACGGGAGAGGACGGCTCGAAGGTAGTCCGCATTGATCCGAAGAAGAACGCCGTGACCGCCGAAGTCGCGGTGGCTGCCGGTTCCCACACGGTCGACTTTGGCGAGGGCGCTGTTTGGGTGACGCAATCCGGGGGCAATCTCCTCACACGCATCGACGCGAAGAAGAACGTGGTCACGGACCGGATCGAAGTCGGACCGGGGCCGCGCTTCCTCACCGTCGGCGAGGGTTTCGTGTGGACTCTGAACCAGGGAGACGGAACGGTATCCAAGATCGACCCGAAGACTCGCAAGGTTACGGCGACGATCCCGGCCGGTATTCCTGGGGGCGGCGGCGAGATCTCGGCCGGCGGTGGAAAGGTGTGGGTGACGGTGTTTCAGATTCCGATTACGGTGATCGACGCGGCGACGAACAAAGTTACTCACCAGTACGCCGGGCCGGGCGGCGATGCGATCCTATTCGCGCACGGATCGGTATGGCTGAGCAACCTTCGAGAGCAGAACCTATGGCGTCTGGACCCGGCGGCGCTGACTCCGGCGCCCTAG
- a CDS encoding DUF1501 domain-containing protein, whose product MSRPPSRIDLTRRTLLRGAGSGLGAIAMSAMLAEESQAAALHDPTFPRAPHHAPKAKAVIFLFMEGAPSHIDLFDPKPKLNELNGQPMPESFGRPITAMGTANNTLMGSPRHWKQHGQSGIWISELLPHIARHADKLAVLRSCQSDGLNHAGGVSQMNTGSILSGRPSLGAWVTYGLGTGNKNLPTFVSMIDEREPFGNAKNWGSGFLPAVYQGTLFRSGANPILNTQLRDGYTPERQRAQLEYLQAQNREYAARHSDDSGLEARIRSFELAYALQKSGPEAVDLSRESDQTKEMYGLNQPETVVFGRNCLLGRRLLERGVRFVELYCGSGSGWDAHTNLEGNHKKWCKASDQPVAALLTDLDRRGMLEDTLVVWGGEFGRTPFNEKGDGRDHNPWGFSMFFAGGGVKGGQTIGATDEIGLRAVERHAHVTDIHASILWLLGLDHLRLTYLHNGRAERPTGVTGENIVKELWT is encoded by the coding sequence ATGAGCCGCCCACCTTCCCGCATCGATCTCACGCGCCGCACGCTCCTCCGCGGCGCCGGCAGCGGACTCGGCGCAATCGCGATGTCCGCGATGCTGGCTGAAGAATCGCAGGCCGCCGCCCTCCACGATCCCACATTCCCACGCGCGCCCCACCACGCGCCAAAGGCCAAGGCCGTGATCTTCCTCTTCATGGAAGGCGCGCCCAGTCACATTGACCTGTTCGATCCCAAACCGAAGCTCAACGAGCTGAACGGCCAGCCGATGCCCGAGAGCTTCGGCCGTCCCATCACCGCCATGGGCACCGCGAACAACACGCTCATGGGCAGCCCGCGGCACTGGAAGCAGCACGGACAAAGCGGCATCTGGATCAGCGAACTTTTGCCGCACATTGCCCGCCACGCCGACAAACTGGCGGTTCTCCGTTCTTGCCAATCCGACGGGCTGAATCACGCCGGCGGCGTCAGCCAGATGAACACCGGCAGCATCCTCTCCGGCCGGCCCAGTCTCGGCGCCTGGGTTACCTACGGCCTCGGCACGGGCAACAAGAACCTTCCCACTTTCGTCAGCATGATCGACGAACGTGAGCCCTTCGGCAACGCCAAGAACTGGGGATCCGGCTTTCTGCCGGCCGTGTACCAGGGAACGCTGTTCCGTTCCGGGGCCAACCCAATCCTGAATACGCAACTCCGCGATGGCTACACGCCGGAGCGGCAACGCGCGCAACTCGAGTATCTGCAGGCGCAGAATCGGGAGTACGCTGCCCGCCATTCCGACGACTCCGGACTGGAAGCGAGAATCCGAAGCTTTGAGCTCGCCTACGCGCTCCAGAAATCCGGGCCCGAGGCCGTCGACCTGTCCCGGGAATCGGATCAGACCAAAGAGATGTACGGGCTCAATCAGCCTGAGACCGTCGTCTTCGGCCGCAACTGCCTGCTTGGCCGCCGCCTCCTCGAACGAGGTGTTCGCTTCGTCGAACTCTATTGTGGATCGGGCAGCGGTTGGGATGCCCACACCAATCTCGAAGGCAATCATAAGAAGTGGTGCAAGGCGTCGGACCAGCCCGTGGCCGCGCTCCTCACGGATCTGGATCGACGCGGCATGCTCGAAGACACCCTCGTCGTCTGGGGCGGGGAATTCGGCCGGACACCATTCAACGAGAAAGGCGACGGCCGCGATCACAATCCCTGGGGCTTCTCGATGTTCTTCGCCGGCGGTGGCGTCAAAGGCGGGCAAACCATCGGCGCCACCGACGAGATCGGGCTCCGCGCGGTGGAGCGGCACGCCCACGTCACCGACATCCACGCCTCTATTCTCTGGCTCCTCGGCCTAGATCACCTCCGCCTCACCTACCTCCACAACGGGCGTGCCGAACGGCCCACGGGCGTCACCGGCGAGAACATCGTCAAGGAGCTCTGGACCTAG
- a CDS encoding DUF1501 domain-containing protein, whose amino-acid sequence MTGFRRPLTRREALRQAGTGFGFTAFASMIGQSIARAGAIEGADSQSGAVTLDHPAKVKRVIFLFMNGGCSAIDSFDPKPMLDKYDGQPIPGGEIKTERRTGALMRSPFQFKKYGQCGMDLSELWPHLGEVADDICWIRSVHTDIPNHEPASLMINTGGNQAGRPSIGAWLTYGLGVENRNLPGFVVLCPTVPTTVGSPLWSNGFLPAIHQGTYISSRLQAPEGAPMPTDTGDAASEGEKDKKKPVKIEKEFDPKKLISFVNNPRFELSEQKREIDLLQKLEALNRERTGADASVEATLKSMEIAYRMQTEAPEVFDIRKESQATLDLYGQGTTARGCLQAVRLVEKGVRMVQVYYASGDPWDAHADILAHKANARNSDQPFAAVIKDLKQRGLWDDTLVVCGSEFGRTPVREVGGGGGGIRKGRDHNPFGYTMWLAGGAVKGGAIYGATDDFGFKAVERPVHVHDIHATILHLLGINHLKLTYRYSGRDFRLTDVAGNVLHDIVA is encoded by the coding sequence GTGACCGGATTTCGCCGACCCCTCACCCGCCGCGAGGCGCTCCGTCAGGCAGGCACGGGTTTTGGATTCACCGCCTTCGCCAGCATGATCGGACAGTCGATCGCCCGCGCCGGAGCCATCGAAGGAGCCGACAGCCAGTCTGGCGCGGTTACACTCGACCATCCGGCCAAGGTCAAGCGGGTCATCTTTCTATTCATGAACGGCGGTTGCTCCGCCATCGATAGCTTCGACCCCAAGCCGATGCTCGACAAGTATGACGGCCAGCCCATTCCCGGAGGCGAAATCAAGACCGAGCGCCGCACCGGCGCATTGATGCGTTCGCCGTTTCAGTTCAAGAAGTACGGGCAGTGCGGCATGGACCTAAGCGAATTGTGGCCGCACCTCGGCGAAGTGGCCGACGATATCTGCTGGATTCGCTCCGTCCATACCGACATCCCCAATCACGAGCCGGCGTCGCTGATGATCAATACAGGCGGCAACCAAGCCGGCCGCCCATCCATTGGCGCCTGGCTCACCTACGGGCTCGGCGTCGAGAATCGTAATCTACCTGGCTTCGTCGTGCTCTGTCCCACCGTGCCTACCACGGTCGGCTCGCCGCTTTGGAGCAACGGATTCCTTCCGGCCATCCACCAGGGAACCTACATTTCCTCACGCCTGCAGGCGCCGGAAGGCGCGCCAATGCCGACGGATACCGGCGATGCCGCCAGTGAGGGCGAAAAGGACAAGAAGAAGCCGGTGAAGATCGAGAAGGAGTTCGATCCGAAAAAGCTGATCAGCTTCGTGAACAATCCCCGCTTCGAACTCTCGGAGCAGAAGCGCGAAATCGATCTCCTCCAAAAGCTCGAAGCGCTGAACCGCGAGCGCACCGGCGCGGACGCGTCCGTCGAGGCGACTCTCAAGTCCATGGAAATCGCCTATCGCATGCAAACCGAGGCGCCCGAGGTGTTCGATATCCGCAAAGAGTCGCAGGCCACTCTCGATCTCTACGGCCAGGGCACCACGGCGCGTGGCTGCCTCCAGGCGGTGCGGCTGGTCGAGAAAGGCGTCCGCATGGTGCAGGTCTACTACGCCAGCGGCGACCCTTGGGACGCCCACGCCGACATCCTCGCCCACAAGGCGAATGCGCGAAATTCCGATCAGCCGTTCGCCGCCGTCATCAAGGATCTGAAGCAGCGCGGCCTATGGGACGACACGCTCGTCGTGTGCGGCTCCGAGTTCGGCCGAACTCCGGTCCGCGAGGTGGGCGGCGGCGGAGGCGGCATTCGCAAGGGACGCGACCACAATCCGTTCGGATACACGATGTGGCTGGCCGGGGGAGCGGTGAAAGGCGGCGCCATCTACGGCGCCACCGACGACTTTGGATTCAAGGCCGTCGAGAGGCCCGTCCACGTCCACGACATTCACGCCACCATTCTTCACCTCCTGGGGATCAATCACCTCAAGCTCACCTATCGCTATAGCGGAAGGGATTTCCGCCTCACCGACGTCGCCGGCAACGTCCTCCACGACATCGTCGCCTAG
- a CDS encoding PSD1 and planctomycete cytochrome C domain-containing protein, which yields MRHSLRAVLYTATAAAVCAQGNDAGSLEFFENKIRPILANNCYGCHTNSALGGLRVDDAESLAKGGKRGPAVVPGDPAKSLLIAAVKQLDPSLKMPMGDKLKDSEIAALTAWVQAGAVWPKAAAPAKQSGGKFRILPEMRNFWSLKPLDNPAPPIVKDRAWPKTAIDRFVLSKLESESLKPVRPASRHDLIRRATLDLTGLPPTFEEIQAFEADNSPEAFAKVVDRLLKSPHYGERWGRYWLDVARYGEDDYRSLNPNPRGYRPYPNAFAYRDWVIRALNDDMPYDEFVKAQLAADQMEEKVRYKNIAATGFLGLGPWYYDNGAFEITRADERHDRVDVITRGFLGMTVACARCHDHKYDPVPQTDYYSLAGVFYNTIYEEYPLAPKKVVDEYTRLEDDYDRAQLVLKEASEALSTNLSRALAYKVSDYLLAVWEVTGPQRKKVEDIVEARRLDYEQLDRWIKYMARKTTRYKYKEPWQAMIEGGKSTMPEARKLAAKMQERIVALMLQRNELDAENKVITAKDLDGTKPKRRTDKPSNFVSFKDFNPGSWLQLKGLPEEDNNFWTEIFQREIGENDDPNAMMAMGRRVFKPGVLLYRGWGLESRVGHEAQERLKTLQTAVAEIKKKIDARYPFVHGVRDAETPVDIQVSHRGDPANPVGPEIRRHFLSVLCDGEPKPFSKGSGRLELAGQIVSQPLAMRVFVNRIWKGHFGTGIVDTPSNFGSTGERPANPELLEYLAAAFRKQGMSMKKLHREIMLSAVYQLSTENDEAAAAKDSANRLYWRANRKRMDAEQIRDSIMYVAGKLDPAVGGPSEELTPSMLRRTVYGKVSRYKPDEYLMLFDFPSPLISAEKRFVTTVPQQRLFLMNSDFMQIQAEELAKRVAAEATQRDRIRKAYELVYGRNANEQEIAMAVEYLKAEPVTEYEERRKKVADKDTAKPDAENSGKAATPDLSKPDPAAAPEVPVTEATGAKAEGTEPGAGNPVGEGAAGEGAMGQGMMAGTGGRRGGPPTPPPVKYDVTVWGRYAKVLLSSTEFLFIN from the coding sequence ATGCGTCATTCGCTTCGCGCCGTGCTGTACACCGCCACTGCGGCCGCGGTTTGCGCTCAAGGAAACGATGCCGGCTCGCTGGAATTCTTCGAGAACAAGATTAGGCCGATCCTCGCCAACAACTGCTACGGCTGCCACACGAACTCTGCGCTCGGTGGCCTGCGTGTGGACGACGCGGAGTCGCTCGCCAAAGGGGGCAAGCGCGGCCCCGCCGTCGTCCCCGGCGACCCGGCCAAGAGCCTACTGATCGCCGCCGTCAAGCAACTGGATCCATCCCTGAAGATGCCGATGGGCGACAAGCTGAAAGACTCCGAAATCGCCGCTCTCACCGCATGGGTGCAAGCCGGTGCGGTGTGGCCCAAGGCTGCTGCGCCGGCGAAGCAGTCCGGTGGAAAGTTCCGGATTCTTCCGGAAATGCGGAACTTCTGGTCGCTTAAGCCGCTCGACAACCCGGCTCCTCCCATCGTCAAGGACCGTGCGTGGCCGAAGACCGCCATCGACCGCTTCGTTCTCTCGAAACTGGAGTCGGAGTCATTGAAGCCGGTGCGCCCCGCCTCGAGGCACGACCTCATCCGGCGCGCGACCCTCGACCTGACTGGCTTGCCGCCGACGTTCGAAGAAATTCAGGCCTTTGAAGCAGACAACTCGCCCGAGGCTTTCGCCAAGGTGGTGGACAGGCTGCTCAAATCGCCGCACTACGGCGAGCGCTGGGGCCGATACTGGCTCGATGTCGCTCGCTACGGCGAAGATGACTATCGCAGCCTCAATCCTAATCCGCGCGGCTACCGGCCCTACCCGAACGCCTTCGCATACCGGGACTGGGTGATCCGCGCGTTGAACGACGACATGCCCTACGACGAGTTCGTCAAAGCGCAGTTGGCGGCCGACCAGATGGAGGAGAAGGTCCGGTACAAGAACATTGCCGCCACAGGTTTCCTCGGACTCGGGCCCTGGTACTACGACAACGGCGCGTTCGAGATCACGCGAGCCGACGAACGGCACGACCGTGTCGACGTCATCACACGCGGGTTCCTCGGAATGACCGTCGCCTGCGCCCGCTGTCACGACCATAAGTACGACCCAGTTCCGCAGACCGACTACTATTCGCTCGCTGGAGTCTTCTACAACACGATCTACGAAGAGTATCCCTTGGCGCCCAAGAAAGTCGTTGACGAGTACACCAGGCTCGAAGACGACTATGACCGTGCGCAACTGGTCCTAAAGGAAGCAAGCGAAGCTCTCTCAACCAATCTGTCCCGGGCTCTTGCCTACAAGGTCTCCGACTACCTGCTCGCCGTGTGGGAGGTGACAGGCCCTCAGCGAAAAAAGGTCGAAGACATCGTGGAGGCCCGCCGACTCGACTACGAGCAACTCGACCGCTGGATCAAGTACATGGCCCGAAAGACCACCAGGTACAAGTACAAAGAACCCTGGCAGGCCATGATCGAGGGCGGAAAGAGCACGATGCCGGAGGCCAGGAAGCTGGCTGCGAAGATGCAGGAGCGGATCGTGGCCCTGATGCTGCAGCGCAACGAGCTCGACGCCGAAAACAAAGTGATCACTGCTAAGGATCTCGATGGAACGAAACCCAAAAGAAGAACCGACAAGCCCAGTAACTTTGTCTCGTTCAAGGACTTCAACCCCGGTTCATGGCTCCAGCTGAAGGGCCTTCCGGAGGAAGACAATAACTTCTGGACCGAAATCTTTCAGCGCGAAATCGGCGAGAACGACGATCCGAACGCGATGATGGCCATGGGCCGCCGCGTCTTCAAGCCCGGCGTGCTTCTCTATCGTGGATGGGGGCTCGAGTCTCGCGTTGGACACGAGGCCCAGGAGCGGCTCAAGACACTGCAGACCGCCGTCGCCGAAATTAAGAAGAAAATCGATGCCCGGTACCCCTTCGTCCACGGCGTTCGCGACGCCGAAACCCCCGTCGATATCCAAGTGAGCCATCGCGGTGACCCAGCCAATCCCGTCGGTCCGGAGATTCGTCGTCACTTCCTCTCCGTTCTGTGCGACGGCGAACCCAAGCCGTTCTCCAAAGGGAGCGGCCGGCTGGAACTCGCCGGGCAAATCGTAAGTCAGCCCTTGGCGATGCGCGTGTTTGTGAACCGCATCTGGAAGGGACACTTCGGCACCGGCATCGTCGATACCCCAAGCAACTTCGGCTCCACCGGTGAACGCCCGGCCAATCCAGAACTCCTCGAGTACCTGGCGGCGGCGTTCCGCAAGCAGGGGATGTCGATGAAGAAGCTGCATCGCGAGATCATGCTCAGTGCCGTCTATCAGCTGTCAACCGAAAACGACGAGGCTGCTGCCGCCAAAGACTCCGCCAACCGCCTGTATTGGCGCGCGAATCGAAAACGGATGGATGCCGAGCAGATTCGAGATTCGATCATGTACGTGGCTGGCAAGCTCGATCCCGCCGTTGGTGGGCCGTCCGAAGAACTCACTCCGTCGATGCTGCGGCGCACCGTTTACGGCAAAGTAAGCCGCTACAAACCCGACGAGTACCTGATGCTGTTCGACTTCCCAAGCCCGTTGATCAGCGCTGAGAAGCGCTTCGTCACCACGGTGCCGCAGCAGCGGCTTTTCCTGATGAACAGCGACTTCATGCAGATCCAGGCGGAGGAACTCGCAAAACGCGTTGCCGCCGAGGCCACCCAACGGGACCGGATCCGCAAGGCATATGAGTTGGTCTACGGCCGCAACGCCAACGAGCAGGAGATCGCCATGGCTGTCGAGTACCTGAAGGCGGAGCCGGTCACCGAATACGAAGAACGAAGAAAAAAGGTGGCCGACAAGGACACGGCGAAGCCGGATGCGGAGAACAGCGGCAAGGCCGCCACTCCCGATCTTTCGAAGCCCGATCCAGCCGCGGCCCCGGAAGTCCCCGTCACCGAGGCGACCGGCGCAAAGGCTGAAGGAACCGAGCCGGGCGCCGGAAACCCGGTGGGTGAGGGCGCAGCGGGTGAAGGTGCGATGGGGCAAGGAATGATGGCCGGCACGGGCGGACGCCGCGGAGGTCCGCCGACTCCCCCGCCCGTCAAGTACGACGTGACCGTATGGGGCCGCTACGCAAAAGTGCTCCTGAGTTCCACCGAATTTCTGTTCATCAACTAG